The following proteins come from a genomic window of Synechococcus sp. MW101C3:
- the gorA gene encoding glutathione-disulfide reductase: MTASPQPAEDGFDLVVIGAGSGGLAAAKRAASYGARVAVLEGDRVGGTCVIRGCVPKKLLVYGSAYRHILHDAEAFGWTVEAAHCEPARLLANVRAEVDRLNALHISFLEKAGVELVRGWGRFADSHHVDVVASEDITGEAAATTASRRLRAERVLIAAGGVPQRPVLPGAELAWVSDDMFLLEELPQRVVIVGAGFIACEFACILNGLGVAVTQLVRGDHLLRGFDLELAGAVREGMEEAGIEIRFSHSPAAISGTPGDLQVTTQDGEQLACGGVLLATGRRPRLEPLHLAAAGVASEAGRIPVDADQRTNVPHIYAVGDVTDRINLTPVAVDEGRAFADSVFGGKPRQVDHELVASAVFSQPELSTVGLSEEAAIERFGADGIRIHRARFRSMAQALPKSGPRCLLKLVVEVATGKVVGCHMVGEHAAEIIQMAAIAIGMGATKADFDRTMALHPTVSEEFVTMPN, from the coding sequence GTGACTGCTTCCCCCCAACCCGCTGAAGACGGCTTCGATCTGGTTGTGATCGGCGCCGGCTCCGGCGGCCTGGCAGCGGCCAAGCGCGCTGCCTCCTACGGCGCCCGGGTGGCGGTGCTTGAAGGCGATCGGGTGGGCGGCACCTGCGTGATCCGCGGTTGTGTGCCCAAGAAGTTGTTGGTGTATGGCTCGGCCTACCGCCACATCCTTCACGACGCCGAGGCGTTCGGCTGGACGGTGGAGGCCGCCCACTGCGAGCCGGCACGGCTGCTGGCCAATGTGCGCGCCGAGGTCGACCGGCTCAATGCGTTGCACATCAGCTTTCTCGAGAAGGCCGGTGTGGAGCTGGTGCGCGGCTGGGGCCGCTTCGCTGATTCCCATCACGTGGACGTGGTGGCCAGTGAAGACATCACCGGTGAGGCAGCCGCCACCACCGCCAGCCGCCGCCTGCGGGCGGAGCGGGTGCTGATCGCCGCTGGTGGTGTGCCCCAGCGGCCGGTGCTGCCGGGCGCCGAGCTGGCCTGGGTGAGCGACGACATGTTCCTGCTGGAGGAACTGCCCCAGCGGGTGGTGATCGTGGGTGCGGGCTTCATCGCCTGTGAGTTCGCCTGCATCCTCAATGGCCTGGGCGTGGCCGTCACTCAGCTGGTGCGTGGCGATCACCTGCTGCGGGGCTTTGACCTCGAGCTGGCCGGCGCCGTGCGCGAGGGGATGGAGGAGGCCGGCATCGAGATCCGCTTCAGCCACAGCCCTGCCGCCATCAGCGGCACCCCCGGTGATCTGCAGGTGACCACCCAGGACGGCGAGCAGCTGGCCTGCGGCGGTGTGCTGCTGGCCACCGGCCGCCGGCCCCGGCTGGAGCCGCTGCATCTGGCAGCTGCCGGTGTGGCCAGCGAGGCGGGCCGCATCCCGGTGGATGCCGATCAACGCACCAACGTGCCCCACATCTATGCGGTGGGCGACGTGACCGATCGCATCAACCTCACGCCGGTGGCGGTGGATGAGGGCCGCGCCTTCGCTGACAGCGTCTTTGGCGGCAAGCCGCGCCAGGTGGATCACGAGCTGGTGGCCAGCGCCGTGTTCAGCCAGCCGGAGCTTTCCACCGTGGGTCTCAGCGAAGAAGCGGCGATCGAGCGTTTCGGCGCCGATGGCATCCGCATTCATCGGGCCCGCTTCCGCTCGATGGCGCAGGCCCTGCCCAAGAGCGGCCCCCGCTGCCTGCTGAAGCTGGTGGTGGAGGTGGCCACCGGCAAGGTGGTGGGCTGCCACATGGTGGGCGAGCACGCCGCCGAGATCATTCAGATGGCGGCGATCGCCATCGGCATGGGAGCCACCAAGGCGGATTTCGATCGCACCATGGCGTTGCACCCCACCGTTTCTGAGGAATTTGTAACGATGCCGAACTGA
- a CDS encoding pentapeptide repeat-containing protein codes for MPTRLPATINDLRLSLAAGERAFPGLALPEADAVELVLAGCDLRGGQFRAIRLGHADLRGSQLEGACFQQALLWGADMRQLRAHGSSWQEADLSGARMQGAEFNGAALHRSCLRGIAAAGSVWRQARLVEADFRPGQDQPTDLSGADFTDADLSFARLSGVRLQGARLVGACLYGADLRQADLRGADLSGCDLQTCQLDELPS; via the coding sequence ATGCCTACCCGGCTGCCCGCCACCATCAACGACCTGCGCCTCTCCTTGGCGGCCGGTGAACGGGCGTTTCCAGGTCTGGCCTTGCCTGAAGCCGATGCGGTGGAGCTTGTGCTCGCGGGTTGCGACCTGCGGGGCGGCCAGTTTCGGGCCATCCGGCTCGGCCACGCCGATCTGCGCGGCAGCCAGCTGGAAGGAGCCTGTTTCCAGCAGGCATTGCTGTGGGGCGCTGACATGCGCCAGCTCAGGGCCCACGGCAGTTCCTGGCAGGAGGCCGATCTCTCCGGCGCCCGCATGCAGGGTGCGGAATTCAATGGCGCTGCTCTGCATCGCAGCTGCCTGCGGGGCATTGCGGCGGCCGGCAGCGTGTGGCGTCAGGCGCGGCTGGTGGAGGCGGATTTCCGCCCTGGGCAGGATCAGCCCACCGACCTGAGCGGTGCCGATTTCACCGACGCTGACCTCAGCTTTGCCCGCCTCTCCGGGGTGCGGCTGCAGGGGGCCCGCCTTGTGGGGGCCTGCCTGTATGGCGCCGATCTCCGGCAGGCCGACCTGCGCGGCGCCGACCTGAGCGGCTGCGACCTGCAGACCTGCCAGCTCGATGAGCTGCCGAGCTGA
- a CDS encoding metalloregulator ArsR/SmtB family transcription factor — protein sequence MMEALAEHFKVFSEPSRLLVLQCLRHGPLNVTAVVEKTGLSQALVSKHLKLLMIAGVVRRRPEGSLVFYEVIDPNVFQLIAACQDLLLAARRQQLDALSTSL from the coding sequence ATGATGGAAGCTCTGGCAGAACACTTCAAGGTCTTTTCTGAGCCCAGTCGTTTGCTCGTGCTCCAGTGTTTGCGCCACGGCCCCCTGAACGTCACGGCGGTGGTTGAAAAGACCGGCCTCAGCCAGGCACTGGTGTCAAAGCACCTCAAGCTGCTCATGATTGCCGGTGTGGTTCGGCGGCGGCCGGAAGGCAGCCTGGTGTTCTACGAAGTGATTGATCCCAACGTGTTCCAGCTGATCGCCGCCTGCCAGGACCTCCTGCTCGCAGCCCGCCGCCAGCAACTCGACGCCCTCTCCACCAGCCTCTGA
- a CDS encoding glutathione S-transferase family protein has product MPDPSTIPLSWPELEALAPDPPDRVEGPCNAQSRLRLFGQPESAVRVTLYRDHHAWCPYCQKVWLWLEEKRIPYRVRKVTMFCYGEKEAWYGNLVPSGMLPAVELDGRLHTESDDILAALEQAFGPLGDGLLNARVLPLRQLERELFRAWCLWLCRPGLTPRAEQLAAEAFDRVAERVDGALATTAGPYFLERFGTADVVFTPYIERMSASLYYYKAYAIRQRHGAIARWFEAMETRETYRGTQSDFHTHAHDLPPQMGGCHPSGTPAQQAAAERVDHGPWPLGAPDPETSVPEPAAAAAEALQRMLRHRHTLASVNPAPPEAFDLALRCALTALARDTPCPLPAGIDPGAVMGLRYLRDRISVPRDMSLHAARRLRQALTATADSAIVAMAAGTAAAIPAAPALPLRHRRDQNPAAFHREATLTSDSRSVAGRNRP; this is encoded by the coding sequence TTGCCGGACCCTTCCACCATTCCCCTGAGCTGGCCGGAGCTGGAAGCGCTGGCACCTGACCCCCCCGACAGGGTGGAGGGTCCGTGCAATGCCCAATCGCGGCTGCGATTGTTCGGGCAGCCGGAGAGTGCCGTGCGCGTCACCCTGTACAGGGACCATCACGCCTGGTGCCCCTACTGCCAGAAAGTGTGGCTGTGGCTGGAGGAGAAACGGATCCCCTACAGGGTCCGCAAGGTCACGATGTTCTGCTACGGCGAGAAGGAGGCCTGGTACGGGAACCTGGTTCCCTCCGGCATGCTGCCTGCCGTCGAGCTGGATGGCCGCCTCCATACCGAGAGCGACGACATCCTCGCGGCGTTGGAGCAGGCCTTCGGGCCTCTCGGCGATGGGCTGCTGAATGCGCGCGTGCTGCCCTTGCGCCAGCTGGAGCGGGAGCTGTTCCGGGCCTGGTGCCTCTGGCTCTGCCGGCCCGGCCTCACCCCCCGCGCCGAACAGCTCGCCGCTGAAGCCTTCGATCGGGTGGCCGAACGGGTCGATGGCGCCCTCGCCACCACTGCCGGCCCCTATTTCCTTGAGCGCTTCGGCACCGCCGATGTGGTGTTCACTCCCTACATCGAGCGCATGAGCGCCAGCCTCTACTACTACAAGGCCTATGCCATCCGGCAGCGGCACGGCGCCATCGCCCGCTGGTTCGAGGCCATGGAAACCCGGGAGACCTACCGGGGCACCCAGAGCGACTTCCACACCCACGCCCACGACCTGCCACCCCAGATGGGGGGGTGCCACCCCAGCGGCACGCCCGCCCAGCAGGCAGCGGCCGAGCGGGTCGACCATGGACCCTGGCCGCTCGGTGCGCCCGATCCGGAAACCTCTGTCCCCGAGCCCGCCGCTGCGGCAGCTGAAGCGCTGCAGCGGATGCTGCGGCACCGTCACACCCTGGCCAGCGTGAATCCCGCCCCGCCCGAAGCCTTCGATCTGGCGCTGCGCTGCGCGCTCACAGCCCTGGCGCGCGACACGCCCTGCCCGCTGCCTGCCGGGATCGATCCCGGTGCTGTGATGGGTCTGCGCTATCTGCGCGACCGCATCAGCGTGCCGCGGGACATGTCGCTCCATGCAGCCCGGCGCCTGCGTCAGGCACTCACCGCCACCGCCGACAGCGCCATCGTGGCGATGGCGGCAGGCACGGCCGCTGCCATTCCCGCTGCGCCGGCACTCCCGTTGCGCCACCGCCGCGACCAGAATCCCGCCGCCTTCCATCGCGAAGCGACGCTCACCAGCGACAGCCGCAGCGTGGCAGGGCGGAACCGGCCATGA
- a CDS encoding DedA family protein, whose amino-acid sequence MTISLELLAQLPLAFTLPDISTEQLQGLLSRWGYLVVFAGMLLENAGLPLPGETLTLLGGYAAGSGQLQVGGVIGAALVGAVIGDNLGYLVGRWAGWTLVLRVGRLLGQRPEQMEVLRRRFLRHADASVLLGRFVAVLRVIAGPLAGAVGMPYGRFLLFNFAGAALWSTTMVSLAWLGGRWIPLDRMLSSVVGFGLGALLLIVLILLLPRLLSRLESPLLESAAPQAAVPPSNAGPSDPATP is encoded by the coding sequence ATGACCATCAGCCTGGAGCTGCTCGCACAGCTGCCTCTGGCGTTCACACTGCCGGACATCAGCACCGAGCAGCTGCAGGGGCTGCTGAGCCGCTGGGGCTACCTGGTGGTGTTTGCCGGCATGCTGCTGGAGAACGCCGGTCTGCCGCTGCCCGGTGAAACCCTCACCCTGCTGGGGGGCTACGCCGCCGGCAGCGGCCAGCTGCAGGTGGGGGGTGTGATCGGCGCCGCCCTGGTGGGTGCGGTGATCGGCGACAACCTGGGCTATCTGGTGGGGCGGTGGGCCGGCTGGACGCTGGTGCTGCGGGTAGGCCGCCTGCTGGGCCAGCGGCCCGAGCAGATGGAAGTGCTGCGGCGCCGATTCCTCCGCCATGCGGATGCCTCGGTGCTGCTCGGGCGCTTCGTTGCCGTGCTGCGGGTGATCGCCGGTCCCCTGGCCGGCGCGGTGGGCATGCCCTATGGCCGTTTCCTGCTGTTCAACTTCGCCGGTGCCGCCCTCTGGTCCACCACGATGGTGTCCCTGGCCTGGCTGGGCGGGCGCTGGATTCCCCTGGATCGCATGCTCTCGAGTGTGGTGGGCTTCGGCCTCGGCGCCCTGCTGCTGATCGTGCTGATCCTGCTGCTGCCCCGCCTGCTGAGCCGCCTGGAATCGCCCCTGCTGGAATCTGCCGCGCCGCAAGCCGCAGTGCCCCCCAGCAATGCCGGCCCCAGCGACCCTGCCACCCCCTGA
- a CDS encoding DUF2808 domain-containing protein — protein MQRRLAPATGALVSVALLLAAALPPATLERQAAAVEIRGSTYFVKAPFQLSLITYSSNVSQPWPEYYLTIPMPEQAGAALGALEVQQIGGADWQFDFDASRTRAFIGKPRREGRSVPVEASFDEARRQFLIRFPQPPMPGETVTVSLRPVRNPVVADTYLYTVRAFPVGPQPVASPVGVGRVRIYTPDWY, from the coding sequence ATGCAACGCCGCCTCGCACCGGCAACGGGAGCGCTGGTGAGCGTGGCGCTGCTGCTGGCTGCCGCGCTGCCCCCGGCCACGCTTGAGCGCCAGGCAGCAGCGGTGGAAATCCGCGGCTCCACCTACTTCGTGAAAGCCCCGTTTCAGCTCAGCCTGATCACCTACAGCTCGAACGTCTCCCAACCCTGGCCGGAGTACTACCTCACGATTCCGATGCCGGAGCAGGCCGGTGCGGCGCTGGGAGCGCTGGAGGTTCAGCAGATCGGTGGTGCCGACTGGCAATTCGACTTCGACGCCAGCCGCACCCGCGCCTTCATCGGCAAGCCGCGCCGCGAAGGCAGGTCCGTGCCGGTGGAGGCAAGCTTCGATGAGGCGCGGCGTCAGTTTCTGATCCGCTTCCCCCAGCCGCCCATGCCCGGCGAAACCGTGACCGTGTCGCTACGGCCCGTGCGCAACCCGGTCGTGGCCGACACCTACCTCTACACGGTGCGGGCGTTTCCGGTGGGGCCGCAGCCGGTGGCCAGCCCCGTGGGGGTGGGCCGGGTGCGCATCTACACCCCCGACTGGTATTGA
- a CDS encoding cupin domain-containing protein: MNELIAELNLLPHPEGGFYREIHRSPLQVHREDGAARAAFTVIHFLLPAGVTSRWHRVNGAEESWHHLAGSPLLLWRGAEDPAIAPPEQLELGPRHPDRPQQAPFQLIPAGWWQAARSSGAWTLVHCCVAPGFSFEDFELHQSSEDLLPQPDQYQSGV, encoded by the coding sequence ATGAACGAGCTGATCGCCGAGCTCAACCTGCTGCCCCACCCGGAGGGCGGCTTCTACCGGGAGATCCATCGCTCGCCGTTGCAGGTGCACCGCGAGGACGGCGCCGCGCGCGCCGCCTTCACCGTCATTCATTTCCTGCTGCCGGCGGGGGTGACCAGCCGCTGGCACCGGGTGAACGGCGCCGAGGAGAGCTGGCATCACCTGGCCGGTTCGCCGCTGCTGCTCTGGCGTGGGGCAGAGGATCCCGCCATCGCGCCGCCAGAGCAGCTCGAACTCGGCCCGCGCCACCCGGACCGTCCGCAGCAGGCGCCGTTTCAGCTGATCCCGGCCGGCTGGTGGCAGGCGGCCCGCAGCAGCGGCGCCTGGACCCTGGTGCACTGCTGCGTGGCGCCGGGCTTCAGCTTCGAGGATTTCGAGCTGCACCAGAGCAGCGAAGACCTGCTGCCGCAGCCGGATCAATACCAGTCGGGGGTGTAG
- a CDS encoding VOC family protein, whose amino-acid sequence MTAQALFHLSFPAFDLDATERWYVEGLGCRRGRRSATALVLGLGGHQLVAHLVPAEGAEGSDPPQRGIYPRHFGLIVADASHYEALEQRARQQQLRFGVSAKTRFAGEMLEHRSFFLIDPAGNWLEFKWYLHPEAVLGLADLDRVGETAPSPAPLPP is encoded by the coding sequence ATGACCGCGCAGGCGCTGTTCCATCTCTCGTTTCCGGCGTTCGACCTCGACGCCACCGAACGGTGGTATGTGGAGGGCCTTGGCTGCCGGCGCGGCCGCCGCAGCGCCACGGCCCTGGTGCTGGGCCTCGGTGGCCATCAGCTGGTGGCCCATCTCGTGCCGGCCGAGGGTGCTGAGGGGTCTGATCCGCCGCAGCGGGGCATTTACCCGCGCCACTTCGGCTTGATTGTTGCCGACGCCAGCCACTATGAGGCCCTTGAGCAGCGGGCACGGCAGCAGCAGCTGCGCTTCGGGGTCTCTGCCAAGACCCGCTTTGCCGGCGAGATGCTGGAGCACCGCAGCTTCTTCCTGATTGATCCGGCCGGCAACTGGCTGGAATTCAAGTGGTATCTCCATCCCGAGGCGGTGCTCGGCCTGGCCGACCTCGATCGGGTGGGCGAAACCGCCCCGTCTCCTGCCCCCCTGCCGCCGTGA
- a CDS encoding BMC domain-containing protein, with translation MSFSPGDSRAQPARRSSLTRLTGSHSPSIQLGAEIELRAYVFLDSLQPQLAAYMGTVSQGFLPIPGDACLWLEVAPGMAVHRLTDIALKASTVRLGQKVVERAFGSLALYHRDQSSVLLSGQAVVDAMGTTVERRGRCEVTWSEIIRAITPDHAVLINRQNRRGSMIQSGMSMFILETEPAGYVLIAANEAEKSSNITVVDVKAVGAYGRLTLAGREGDVDEAYAAAMRAIEVINR, from the coding sequence GTGTCCTTCAGCCCCGGCGACTCCAGAGCGCAGCCCGCCCGCCGGTCCAGCCTCACGCGTCTCACCGGCAGCCATAGCCCCTCGATTCAGCTGGGCGCGGAGATCGAGCTGAGGGCCTACGTGTTCCTCGATTCGCTGCAGCCCCAGCTGGCGGCCTACATGGGCACGGTGTCGCAGGGGTTCCTGCCGATCCCCGGCGATGCCTGCCTCTGGCTGGAGGTGGCACCGGGCATGGCGGTGCACCGCCTCACCGACATCGCCTTGAAGGCCAGCACCGTGCGGCTCGGCCAGAAGGTGGTGGAGCGGGCCTTCGGCTCGCTGGCGCTCTATCACCGCGATCAGAGCAGCGTGTTGCTCTCCGGCCAGGCGGTGGTGGATGCCATGGGCACCACGGTGGAGCGGCGCGGGCGTTGCGAGGTCACCTGGTCGGAGATCATCCGCGCCATCACCCCCGACCATGCGGTGCTGATCAACCGCCAGAACCGCCGCGGCTCGATGATCCAGTCGGGCATGAGCATGTTCATCCTGGAAACCGAGCCCGCCGGCTACGTGCTGATCGCCGCCAACGAGGCAGAGAAGTCGTCGAACATCACCGTGGTGGATGTGAAAGCCGTGGGCGCCTACGGCCGCCTCACCCTTGCGGGCCGCGAAGGCGATGTGGATGAAGCCTATGCCGCAGCCATGCGCGCGATCGAGGTGATCAACCGCTAG
- the rdgB gene encoding RdgB/HAM1 family non-canonical purine NTP pyrophosphatase has protein sequence MIRAVGDGGPLLVIASSNRHKIRELAAMLEAARLQVLPQPDGLEVEETGATFAENARLKAETVAALTGRWTLADDSGLCVDALGGAPGIYSARYAPSDAERVSRLLQELGDTPYRSAAIVSALALADPSGRTVLEAEGICRGEILTRPVQAPGYGYNTLLHVREAGCTLAEMSTHQLEKLGSRAKAARQLAPELRRLLGV, from the coding sequence GTGATCCGCGCCGTTGGTGATGGGGGGCCGCTGCTGGTGATCGCCAGCAGCAACCGGCACAAGATCCGCGAGCTTGCGGCGATGCTGGAGGCGGCTCGTCTGCAGGTGCTCCCTCAGCCCGACGGGCTCGAGGTGGAGGAAACGGGCGCCACCTTCGCCGAGAACGCCCGGCTCAAGGCGGAAACCGTGGCCGCCCTCACCGGCCGCTGGACCCTGGCCGATGACTCCGGGCTGTGTGTCGATGCCCTGGGCGGCGCGCCGGGCATCTACTCGGCCCGCTACGCCCCCAGCGATGCCGAGCGCGTCAGCCGGCTGTTGCAGGAGCTTGGTGACACCCCCTACCGCAGCGCCGCAATCGTGTCGGCGCTGGCGCTGGCGGATCCCAGCGGCCGCACCGTGCTGGAAGCCGAGGGCATCTGCCGCGGCGAGATCCTTACCCGCCCGGTGCAGGCCCCTGGCTATGGCTACAACACGCTGCTGCATGTGCGCGAGGCCGGCTGCACGCTGGCCGAGATGAGCACCCATCAGCTCGAGAAGCTCGGCAGCCGCGCCAAGGCCGCCCGCCAGCTGGCCCCGGAGCTGCGCCGGTTGCTGGGCGTCTGA
- a CDS encoding NAD(P)H-dependent oxidoreductase: MRPTPATDPLTVLEALQWRYATKMFDAARTIPAELWSNLEQSLVLSPSSYGLQPWKFLVIEDPALRSELRPFSWNQSQITDASHLVVFLAKRTIDGADLDRLIEATSTIREQPIEQLAFYRSMMQKDLLDGPRSALIDQWSTNQLYIALGTFMTAAALLGIDTCPIEGFSPPDYDRLLGLEASPYRSAVVCAAGYRSADDKYASLAKIRYSTAELIEHR; the protein is encoded by the coding sequence ATGCGTCCCACTCCCGCCACCGACCCCCTCACCGTGCTGGAGGCTCTGCAGTGGCGCTACGCCACCAAGATGTTCGATGCCGCGCGCACCATTCCCGCTGAGCTCTGGAGCAACCTTGAGCAGTCGCTGGTGCTCAGCCCCTCCTCTTACGGCCTGCAGCCGTGGAAGTTCCTGGTGATCGAGGATCCTGCCCTGCGCAGTGAGCTGCGTCCCTTCTCCTGGAACCAGTCGCAGATCACCGACGCTTCCCATCTGGTGGTGTTCCTGGCCAAGCGCACGATCGACGGTGCCGATCTCGATCGCCTGATCGAGGCCACCAGCACGATCCGCGAGCAGCCGATCGAGCAGCTGGCCTTCTATCGCTCGATGATGCAGAAAGACCTGCTCGATGGTCCCCGCAGCGCCCTGATCGATCAGTGGTCCACCAACCAGCTGTACATCGCCCTTGGGACCTTCATGACGGCGGCCGCGCTGCTCGGCATCGACACCTGCCCGATCGAGGGCTTTTCTCCCCCCGACTACGACCGGCTGCTTGGGCTTGAAGCCTCCCCCTACCGCAGCGCAGTGGTCTGCGCCGCCGGCTACCGCTCTGCCGATGATAAGTACGCCAGCCTGGCGAAGATCCGTTACTCCACAGCGGAGTTGATCGAGCACCGCTGA
- a CDS encoding peroxiredoxin, whose product MAVIDRVPSVIFKTRVRDESVEGPNPFRWQDLSTDDLFKGKKVVVFSLPGAFTPTCSSNHLPRYEELSAEFQALGVDQIVCVSVNDAFVMYQWGKQVGADKVFLLPDGNGEFTRKMGMLVEKSNLGFGLRSWRYSMLVNDGTIEKLFVEPGYEDNCASDPFEVSDADTMLAYLKGTQSPGVSAPVRAFVG is encoded by the coding sequence ATGGCTGTCATCGACCGTGTTCCCAGCGTGATCTTCAAGACACGCGTGCGCGACGAATCCGTGGAGGGCCCCAACCCCTTCCGCTGGCAGGATCTGAGCACCGACGACCTGTTCAAGGGCAAGAAAGTGGTGGTGTTCTCCCTGCCCGGGGCCTTCACCCCCACCTGCTCCTCCAACCACCTGCCCCGCTATGAGGAGCTCTCCGCCGAGTTCCAGGCCCTGGGTGTGGATCAGATCGTGTGCGTCTCAGTGAACGACGCCTTCGTGATGTACCAGTGGGGCAAGCAAGTGGGCGCCGACAAGGTGTTCCTGCTGCCTGACGGCAACGGCGAATTCACCCGCAAGATGGGGATGCTGGTGGAGAAGAGCAATCTGGGCTTCGGTCTGCGCTCCTGGCGCTATTCGATGCTCGTCAATGACGGCACGATCGAGAAGCTGTTCGTGGAGCCCGGCTACGAAGACAACTGCGCCAGCGATCCGTTTGAAGTGTCGGATGCCGACACCATGCTTGCCTACCTGAAGGGCACCCAGTCGCCCGGCGTGTCAGCACCGGTGCGTGCCTTCGTGGGCTGA
- a CDS encoding sulfate ABC transporter permease, which yields MPSPLRGLRLPVPKFQAASLIPVIAMLYVGVIILLPALEVVAGAFAKGLAPFIDNVQSEELRSAVMLTLRCTAIAVPANTVFGLAAATAIARRQFRGKALLLSVIDLPFSISPVVVGLMLVLLYSPTNGLLGGVVSSLGWKIIFSWPGMALATIIVTFPFMAREVIPLLEEEGWDQEEAARTLGASNWQVFWKVTLPSVRWAVVYGLILTTARALGEFGAVAVVSGNIAGQTQTLPLFVEDAYKQYNTELAYGAALVLAGAGLVSLLLKLFVEQLIGGARKESVAEPESIS from the coding sequence ATGCCTTCACCGTTGCGTGGTTTGCGCCTGCCTGTGCCCAAGTTTCAGGCTGCCAGCCTGATTCCCGTGATCGCCATGCTTTATGTGGGCGTGATCATCCTGCTGCCAGCTCTGGAGGTGGTGGCCGGCGCCTTCGCCAAGGGGCTGGCACCCTTCATCGACAACGTGCAATCCGAGGAACTGCGCTCGGCAGTGATGCTGACGCTGCGCTGCACCGCCATCGCCGTGCCGGCCAACACGGTGTTCGGCCTGGCGGCGGCCACGGCCATCGCCCGGCGCCAGTTCCGCGGCAAAGCCCTGCTGCTCAGTGTGATCGACCTTCCCTTCTCGATCTCACCGGTGGTGGTGGGCCTGATGCTGGTGCTGCTCTACAGCCCCACCAACGGACTGCTCGGTGGTGTGGTCAGCAGCCTGGGATGGAAGATCATCTTTTCCTGGCCCGGCATGGCCCTGGCCACGATCATCGTCACCTTTCCGTTCATGGCGCGGGAGGTGATTCCGCTGCTGGAGGAGGAAGGCTGGGACCAGGAAGAGGCGGCGCGCACCCTCGGCGCCTCCAACTGGCAGGTGTTCTGGAAGGTGACCTTGCCTTCGGTGCGCTGGGCGGTGGTGTACGGGCTGATCCTCACCACAGCCCGCGCCCTGGGAGAATTCGGCGCGGTGGCCGTGGTGAGCGGCAATATCGCCGGCCAGACCCAGACGCTGCCGCTGTTCGTCGAAGATGCCTACAAGCAGTACAACACCGAACTGGCCTATGGCGCGGCCCTGGTGCTGGCCGGTGCCGGCCTGGTATCACTGCTGCTGAAGCTGTTCGTGGAGCAGCTGATCGGTGGCGCCCGCAAAGAGAGCGTTGCCGAGCCGGAGTCGATCAGCTGA
- the cysT gene encoding sulfate ABC transporter permease subunit CysT, with the protein MTPVLLVRARRLELPSWLQLSWSWRITWLYMAFVLFLPLGALALKAASVSPDQFWRLATTPEALATYRVSFGLSLLAALLNGVFGLVIAWALVRCSFPGRRLLDALIDLPFALPTAVAGLALAAIYSTNGWIGGPLFALFGLKVSFTWLGVAIAMVFISLPFVVRSVEPVLEALERDQEEAAWCLGASPRQTLTKVVLPQLMPAILAGVAQGYSRAVGEYGSVVMISSNVPFKDLITPTLIIQKLEEYDFEAATVIGMVMLGFSLVSLLMINGLQVWGRHWEANPATGA; encoded by the coding sequence ATGACTCCTGTCCTGCTGGTCCGAGCCCGACGACTGGAGCTGCCCAGCTGGCTGCAATTGAGCTGGTCGTGGCGGATCACCTGGCTCTACATGGCCTTCGTGCTGTTCCTGCCGCTCGGAGCCCTGGCCCTCAAGGCCGCCTCCGTGAGCCCGGATCAGTTCTGGCGGCTTGCCACGACCCCCGAAGCACTGGCCACCTACCGGGTCAGCTTCGGCCTGTCGCTGCTGGCCGCCCTGCTCAACGGGGTGTTCGGGCTGGTGATCGCCTGGGCCCTGGTGCGCTGCAGCTTCCCCGGCCGGCGCCTGCTCGATGCCCTGATCGACCTCCCCTTCGCCCTGCCCACCGCCGTGGCGGGTCTGGCCCTGGCGGCGATTTACAGCACCAACGGCTGGATCGGCGGTCCCCTGTTCGCTCTGTTCGGGCTGAAGGTGTCGTTCACCTGGCTGGGCGTGGCGATCGCGATGGTGTTCATCTCCCTGCCCTTCGTGGTGCGCAGCGTGGAGCCGGTGCTCGAGGCCCTGGAACGCGACCAGGAGGAAGCCGCCTGGTGCCTGGGGGCCAGCCCCAGACAAACCCTCACCAAGGTGGTGCTGCCGCAGCTGATGCCCGCGATCCTGGCCGGTGTGGCCCAGGGCTACAGCCGCGCCGTGGGGGAATACGGCTCGGTGGTGATGATCTCCTCCAACGTGCCGTTCAAGGATCTGATCACCCCCACCTTGATCATCCAGAAGCTCGAGGAATATGACTTCGAAGCCGCCACCGTGATTGGCATGGTGATGCTCGGCTTCTCGCTGGTGAGCCTGCTGATGATCAACGGCCTGCAGGTGTGGGGACGCCACTGGGAAGCCAACCCAGCCACCGGCGCCTGA